TCGAGAAAATACATGGACGAGTATGTCCAAGAGCGAATGGAATGTGGAGATGAAGGGGCGTTCTTGATTATTGATATCGATAATTTCAAGCATATTAATGACACATACGGTCATCCGACCGGTGATGAAGTCATTATTCAAGTCAGTAATCTTATGAAAGAAAAAGTAGGGGATAAAGGGATTACCGCCCGCTGGGGTGGAGAGGAATTAGCCATTTATCTTCCTCACTATTCACTAGAAGAAGCGCTTCTGCTAGGGGAAGAATTGGTGTATGCAGTGCCTGACAGCACAGATCCTACTGTGACAATCTCTTGTGGAATCGCTCACTGGTCAAATACAGAAGAAGCAACGATTAAAGACTTTTTCATGAGAGCAGACCAGGCGCTATATCGAGCTAAACAACAAGGTAAGAATTGCATCGTAAAAGAAAAATAAGCCCGGAAGCCCGGGCTTATTTTTTATACATATTGAATTAAAATGTCACAAAATTGTTTTAGATATTTTTCATCTACTTCACTGAAGCGTCCTTTAACTGGTGCGTCAATGTCTAGTACACCAAAGATTTCTCCATCTTTGTAAAGTGGTACAACAATTTCAGATTGGCTTGCTGCATCGCATGCGATGTGGCCAGGGAATTGGTGAACGTCTTCTACACGCTGGACAGTTCCGTCAGCGATGGCGGTTCCACATACTCCTTTACCGTAAGGAATACGCACGCAAGCTGGCTTCCCTTGGAATGGCCCAAGAATAAGTTGTTCTTCTTTATAAAGATAGAACCCAACCCAATTTACTTCTTTTAGGAATTCATTTAATAGGGATGATGCGTTAGCTAAATTTGCTGTTGAATCGTTCTCGTCTTCAATTAGTGCCTGCAACTGCTTAAGAAGAAGTTCATAATCTTTCTCGCTATTGCCGCTGTAGTTTTCGACTTCAAACATCAGGAATGCCTCCAATATTACAAGTTTAGTAGAAATGCGTTGTTCCGTTCCTTATAAGGGTCGCAATTTGACGAAGGATTCGTAAAGGAATCCGTATAATAGGGTCGAATCTACCCTTATAAGGAGGTTGGTTTGATTGAAGAAAGAAACATCAAAAGAAAAAGTGAAGCGTGCAGCGTCCCTTCTGTTCTTTACAAAAGGTTATGCAGGTACTTCCATTCGTGACATTGCCTCTAAAGCCAACGTGAATGTTTCCTTGATTAGTTATCATTTCAAAAACAAACAAGGATTGCTTGAATATCTTATGATCCAATACTTTGAACCTTACTTAGAAATGCTTGTGACCATTATGGATTCTGAACAGGAAAATGATCCAAAGAAACGGTTTAAGCATTTGATTGAAGCCATTATACAGTATAAACAAGAGCATCATCAATTTACTTGTTTCGTTCACCGAGAACTAACCCTTGATAATATGTTTGTACGCGAGATGATGGTGACGTATTTAGCCAAGGAGAAATTCTACTTGTCGAAAGCGTTTAAAGAAGCGATTCATCCGACCACATTGAAAGCCTCTGAGAAGAATTATCTCTTTCTCCAACTAAAAGGCATGCTGACCATACCCTATTTAATGCCGCACGATATGATGGAGGAAGTGTCTTGGAACCAATCGCATGAGTACTTTGTTCGTAATTACGTAGCAACTATTCTCAGTTGGATGGAACACGTTTACTTGAAGGGGACCAGAACCCCTAAGGAAGGCGTTATTTAAGGAATGTATGGATGTCATCATAGTGCGCGCCTACGTCTTTAGCAACGTGAGCGTCAGAACCGTACACGAACGGGATGCCTCTTTGATAGGCTTTCTGTAATAAGGACTGGTTTGGATACGTCTCATGACATTTCAGTTTCCGAAGTCCAGCTGTGTTTAAATCAAGCGTATATCCTTTGTTTTCTACCGCATCTAGAACGGTCTCGAATAGCGCTTCTGCTTCTTTAGGAGCGGGGAAAGCCTCCTGAAACTTTCGAGCAAGCGTCATGTGCCCGATTCGTGTTGGCTTGTGAGGGCCTAATTCAGCTTGAATGGAAGCGATAAGGTCGTTTGTATAACTCTCATACAATGCGTGTATGCTTCCTTTTAGGTGTATGAGCTGTTGAAAGCTTTCCTCACTATAATCCAAGCAAATGTAAGAATCATCAGCTTTCAAGAAGTGAAGAGACAAGATGCTATCATCAAGGTTGCTTCCGTAGCGATCTAGGAAATCCTTCGTTTCTTGTTCGTAGCCTCGAATAAAGTCTACTTCTAATCCTGTGTAGATGGCTAAGTCCGATGCATAGGATTTTTTTAATGTGTTCAATTCATGGAAATAGGACTCTA
This genomic interval from Pontibacillus halophilus JSM 076056 = DSM 19796 contains the following:
- a CDS encoding GAF domain-containing protein; the encoded protein is MFEVENYSGNSEKDYELLLKQLQALIEDENDSTANLANASSLLNEFLKEVNWVGFYLYKEEQLILGPFQGKPACVRIPYGKGVCGTAIADGTVQRVEDVHQFPGHIACDAASQSEIVVPLYKDGEIFGVLDIDAPVKGRFSEVDEKYLKQFCDILIQYV
- the refZ gene encoding forespore capture DNA-binding protein RefZ, which translates into the protein MKKETSKEKVKRAASLLFFTKGYAGTSIRDIASKANVNVSLISYHFKNKQGLLEYLMIQYFEPYLEMLVTIMDSEQENDPKKRFKHLIEAIIQYKQEHHQFTCFVHRELTLDNMFVREMMVTYLAKEKFYLSKAFKEAIHPTTLKASEKNYLFLQLKGMLTIPYLMPHDMMEEVSWNQSHEYFVRNYVATILSWMEHVYLKGTRTPKEGVI
- the hisJ gene encoding histidinol-phosphatase HisJ, translating into MLKRDAHIHTPYCPHGSQDPLEAYVEEAIKKGFDCITFTEHAPLPEGFKDPVPQKDSSMDLDKLESYFHELNTLKKSYASDLAIYTGLEVDFIRGYEQETKDFLDRYGSNLDDSILSLHFLKADDSYICLDYSEESFQQLIHLKGSIHALYESYTNDLIASIQAELGPHKPTRIGHMTLARKFQEAFPAPKEAEALFETVLDAVENKGYTLDLNTAGLRKLKCHETYPNQSLLQKAYQRGIPFVYGSDAHVAKDVGAHYDDIHTFLK